DNA from Candidatus Methylacidiphilales bacterium:
ATAACAAATCTAATTAAAATTGCTCAGCGTTGTATTCAAACTTGGCACAATGGTGGAAAAATTATAGCTTGCGGAAACGGTGGATCATCTGGTGATGCGCAACATCTAGCTTCTGAACTTCTTAATAAATACAAGCATGATCGGGTAGCGCTTGCCGCCATGGCAATCACATCTGATGCCCAAGTAATAACATCTATCGCTAATGATAGAAATTATTTAGAAATATTCTCAAGGCAACTACAAGGATTGCTCCAAGCTCAAGACACGCTGATAGTTTTTACCACAAGCGGCAACTCAAGTAACATTATTGAAGCAGTTAATACTGCAAAAAATAAGGGGGTAAATACTATTGCTTTTACAGGATTTGATGGCGGAAAAATCGCTAAAACACTTTCTGAAACAGACATCGAATTAAGAATTGCTATTAATAACACCGCACGAGTTCAAGAAATGCATTTAACTTGCATTCATCTATTGTGCGAATACATGGATTATTGTTATAGCAAATGATATTATCTTTTTGATTTTCTACTCTTGATAGGAGAGTTTTTCATCAATTCGATTTCATGATTAAAATGTGCCAATATAGTAGCATGAGTTAAAAATTTATTTATATACCTATCTAATGGTGTTCTTGGTGTGACAGATATATTCCACGATCGCAACTTAATTAAATAGGGAAAAGCCGAACAATCAGCTAAGCTTAACTCCTTACCAAATAACCAATTGGAGCCCGTTACCCACTGAGAAAAAAGTTGTATCTCCTTTTGGAATAAACTCTTACTCTCCTTTTCACAATTTTCAAGTCTAGCATACAATGGAAACCATTTATTTCTAAAGTACTTTAATAAAAATCTACAGCGTGCTTTATCTAACGGATCGTTGGGCATAAGCTGCGGACA
Protein-coding regions in this window:
- a CDS encoding SIS domain-containing protein; the encoded protein is MDSKYHLVKEEIFTNLLKSALIDQEKCRGIIAGQITNLIKIAQRCIQTWHNGGKIIACGNGGSSGDAQHLASELLNKYKHDRVALAAMAITSDAQVITSIANDRNYLEIFSRQLQGLLQAQDTLIVFTTSGNSSNIIEAVNTAKNKGVNTIAFTGFDGGKIAKTLSETDIELRIAINNTARVQEMHLTCIHLLCEYMDYCYSK
- a CDS encoding glutathione S-transferase family protein, which translates into the protein MELYTLPNDPDSLRARLVVYEKEIPCRIIEVDLDSPQKNSDIDLSHFSGVLTLREKNFGTFVFNDSDLMLEYLDERFPCPQLMPNDPLDKARCRFLLKYFRNKWFPLYARLENCEKESKSLFQKEIQLFSQWVTGSNWLFGKELSLADCSAFPYLIKLRSWNISVTPRTPLDRYINKFLTHATILAHFNHEIELMKNSPIKSRKSKR